The following proteins are co-located in the Haloprofundus halophilus genome:
- a CDS encoding sugar phosphate isomerase/epimerase family protein has protein sequence MVRPAIQLYTLRELDEPLTETLRRVGETGYEGVEFAGLGGESPSALADALAETGLSAVGAHVGLDAFETDYETTVEAYRTLGCDRLVVPSYGEEGFDSAASTAKAADDLSSLAARLADDGFELHYHNHTYEFAALDDATVDTAYDAFAARSDDHLGLEFDVGLARHGGVDPVTYLDRYAERLSLVHLTDTVPGDDDALHVDLDEGVVDLESCVGTAAGAGVDWVIHENGLTTDPGATLESSADRVRTLVDGT, from the coding sequence ATGGTCCGACCGGCGATTCAGCTGTACACGCTCCGCGAGTTAGACGAACCGTTGACCGAAACGCTCCGCCGCGTCGGCGAGACGGGGTACGAGGGCGTCGAGTTCGCCGGCCTCGGCGGCGAATCACCGTCCGCACTCGCAGACGCGCTCGCCGAAACCGGCCTCTCGGCGGTCGGTGCGCACGTCGGACTCGACGCGTTCGAGACGGACTACGAGACGACGGTCGAGGCGTACCGGACGCTCGGCTGCGACCGACTCGTCGTCCCCTCTTACGGCGAGGAGGGGTTCGACTCCGCCGCGTCGACCGCGAAAGCGGCCGACGACCTGTCGTCGCTGGCGGCCCGTCTCGCCGACGACGGCTTCGAGCTGCACTATCACAACCACACCTACGAGTTCGCTGCGCTGGACGACGCGACGGTCGACACCGCCTACGACGCGTTCGCCGCCCGCTCGGACGACCACCTCGGTCTGGAGTTCGACGTCGGACTGGCACGTCACGGCGGCGTCGACCCGGTGACGTACCTCGACCGCTACGCCGAGCGACTCTCGCTCGTCCACCTCACCGACACCGTGCCCGGCGACGACGATGCGCTCCACGTCGACCTCGACGAGGGCGTCGTCGACCTCGAATCCTGCGTCGGCACTGCCGCCGGCGCGGGCGTCGACTGGGTGATCCACGAGAACGGGCTGACGACCGACCCCGGAGCGACGCTCGAATCGAGCGCCGACCGCGTCCGGACGCTCGTCGATGGCACCTGA
- a CDS encoding Gfo/Idh/MocA family protein — protein sequence MKRIVAVGTEAAVRAHAERYRRFDDATVRGVVGTDIESNVDYDRSADYDRSVDADDSPKRDEADALDASTAPRYESLPEALEAADGTDVDGIDVCGPGVSHVDALETALEAGVPVRCDPPIALDAEQFDRLVSSASESEGWLVAHSPHRFSRMYGRLHSTVESGGIGPVGVARVERTAPFEGPGWNVSYDGVRAVAGHTEALCSVLAHDVDVLEWTFGPVERVFVRVRESERCDHAHAVLAFREGGRATAEIRWHRTETPAPRVGVEYSGKHGRLDFDEDDASTAFRAGATPLAVDPPEDDCRGRAIRAFLDRLGGTGAQPTNVAPASPSRVVVAARRSAAENRPVTLTEESQ from the coding sequence ATGAAACGCATCGTCGCGGTTGGAACCGAGGCGGCGGTGCGAGCGCACGCCGAACGGTACCGCCGCTTCGACGACGCGACTGTCCGCGGCGTCGTCGGTACCGACATCGAGTCGAACGTCGACTACGACCGGAGCGCCGACTACGACCGGAGCGTCGACGCCGACGACTCCCCGAAGCGAGACGAAGCCGACGCTCTTGACGCGTCGACCGCGCCGAGATACGAGTCGCTCCCGGAGGCGCTCGAAGCGGCCGACGGCACGGACGTCGACGGCATCGACGTTTGCGGACCAGGGGTATCCCACGTCGACGCGCTCGAAACCGCCCTCGAAGCGGGAGTGCCGGTTCGCTGCGATCCGCCGATTGCCCTCGACGCAGAACAGTTCGACCGACTCGTCTCCTCTGCGAGCGAGAGCGAAGGGTGGCTGGTCGCGCACTCTCCGCACCGCTTCTCGCGGATGTACGGTCGCCTCCACTCGACCGTCGAGTCGGGCGGTATCGGCCCGGTCGGTGTCGCGAGAGTCGAGCGGACCGCACCGTTCGAGGGCCCCGGCTGGAACGTCTCGTACGACGGCGTTCGCGCCGTCGCGGGGCACACGGAGGCGCTCTGTTCGGTCCTCGCACACGACGTCGACGTGCTGGAGTGGACGTTCGGACCCGTCGAACGGGTGTTTGTCCGGGTACGAGAGAGCGAGCGATGCGACCACGCTCACGCGGTGCTCGCGTTCCGGGAGGGCGGTCGGGCGACCGCCGAGATACGGTGGCACCGGACGGAGACGCCCGCTCCGCGCGTCGGCGTCGAGTACAGCGGCAAGCACGGCCGACTCGACTTCGACGAGGACGACGCGTCGACCGCGTTCCGAGCGGGAGCGACGCCGCTGGCGGTCGACCCCCCGGAGGACGACTGCCGGGGGCGAGCGATCCGGGCGTTCCTCGACCGGCTCGGTGGAACCGGAGCGCAACCGACGAACGTCGCGCCGGCGTCGCCCTCGCGGGTCGTCGTCGCTGCGCGCCGCTCCGCCGCCGAGAACCGACCGGTCACGCTCACGGAGGAGTCGCAGTGA
- a CDS encoding Gfo/Idh/MocA family protein has translation MTVRIGLCSVAHLHADSYAARLTDLPNAEFIGVTESEEREAEGRAKADEYGVDYLDPDALLDGVDGVVVCSTNADHLAWVRRAADAGVDVLCEKPLAPSVDDAQRMVDICRRADVHLGVAMPLRFNQPVRNAKTAVENGALGEIRFLSGTNRGQMPGSWFVEEDESGGGAVMDHSVHIVDIVRWITGEDVREVYAETDTRFNDVPVEDLNLLSMTLTDGTEFVLDGSWSKPEQWDFWGDATLRLVGTEGVVSIDCFDQKIKQTRDTGDPGIRSVFWGSNPDEGLVADFVEAVAENRPPTKTGADAVADVAVIEAAYDSAKRVEPVDVEATELTSTTN, from the coding sequence GTGACGGTTCGCATCGGTCTCTGTTCGGTCGCACACCTGCACGCAGACTCCTACGCCGCCCGTCTGACCGACCTACCGAACGCCGAGTTCATCGGCGTCACCGAGTCGGAGGAGCGAGAAGCCGAGGGTCGCGCGAAGGCCGACGAGTACGGCGTCGACTACCTCGACCCGGACGCGCTGCTCGACGGCGTAGACGGCGTCGTCGTCTGCTCGACGAACGCCGACCACCTCGCGTGGGTTCGGCGCGCCGCCGACGCCGGCGTCGACGTGCTCTGCGAGAAACCGCTCGCGCCGAGCGTCGACGACGCACAGCGGATGGTCGACATCTGCCGCCGCGCGGACGTACACCTCGGCGTCGCGATGCCGCTTCGTTTCAACCAACCGGTCCGGAACGCGAAGACGGCCGTCGAGAACGGTGCCCTCGGCGAGATTCGATTCCTGAGCGGGACGAACCGAGGGCAGATGCCCGGTAGCTGGTTCGTCGAGGAGGACGAGTCCGGCGGCGGCGCCGTGATGGACCACTCGGTGCACATCGTGGACATCGTCCGCTGGATAACGGGCGAAGACGTCCGGGAGGTGTACGCCGAGACGGACACGCGGTTCAACGACGTTCCCGTCGAGGACCTCAACCTGCTGTCGATGACCCTCACCGACGGGACGGAGTTCGTCCTCGACGGTTCGTGGAGCAAGCCCGAGCAGTGGGATTTCTGGGGCGACGCGACGCTCCGGCTCGTCGGCACCGAGGGCGTCGTCTCCATCGACTGCTTCGACCAGAAGATAAAGCAGACGCGCGACACCGGCGACCCCGGCATCCGGTCGGTGTTCTGGGGGTCGAACCCCGACGAGGGACTGGTCGCCGACTTCGTCGAAGCCGTCGCCGAGAACCGCCCGCCGACGAAGACGGGCGCGGACGCCGTCGCCGACGTGGCGGTCATCGAGGCCGCCTACGACTCCGCGAAGCGCGTCGAACCCGTCGACGTGGAGGCGACCGAACTCACGTCGACGACGAACTGA
- a CDS encoding Gfo/Idh/MocA family protein, with product MTVDIGICSTAHVNAEVYAALLSKLPSADLVGISGRNTERTRRRADAVGTAAMSHSELMRATDGVVVCSPTADHEELIDLALRHDVAILCEKPLETSLSAAKSIRDRCAERNVVAMMAMPIRFSRPMQRLKERYESGAVGDLLSVSGVNRGRMPGGWFVDPELAGGGAVADHTDHIVDIVRWITGEEVTEVYAETDTRFYDIPVEDVNLLSMTLSNGASFLLDGSWSTPQKNPFWGDAEVELVGSKETVSADCFGYRYSHVRDVGHEPYNESIYWGADPNNALLRGFVAAIRGEQTVAASFDDAVRTAAVIAAAYESVERGEPVDVTY from the coding sequence GTGACCGTCGACATCGGTATCTGCTCGACCGCTCACGTCAACGCCGAGGTGTACGCGGCGTTGCTCTCGAAGCTCCCGTCGGCCGACCTCGTCGGCATATCGGGGCGGAACACCGAGCGGACGCGCCGTCGCGCCGACGCGGTTGGTACGGCGGCGATGTCGCACTCCGAACTGATGCGAGCGACCGACGGCGTCGTCGTCTGTTCGCCGACCGCCGACCACGAGGAGCTGATAGATCTCGCGCTCCGACACGACGTCGCCATCCTCTGTGAGAAACCCCTCGAGACGTCGCTGTCGGCGGCGAAGTCGATTCGCGACCGCTGCGCGGAGCGCAACGTGGTGGCGATGATGGCGATGCCGATACGGTTCAGCCGGCCGATGCAGCGGCTCAAGGAGCGCTACGAGTCGGGAGCGGTCGGCGACCTCCTCTCGGTGTCGGGGGTCAACCGCGGGAGGATGCCCGGCGGTTGGTTCGTCGACCCGGAACTCGCCGGCGGCGGCGCCGTCGCCGACCACACGGACCACATCGTGGATATCGTTCGCTGGATCACCGGCGAGGAGGTGACAGAGGTATACGCCGAGACGGACACGCGGTTCTACGACATTCCCGTCGAGGACGTGAATCTGCTGTCGATGACGCTCTCGAACGGCGCGTCATTCCTCCTCGACGGCTCGTGGAGCACGCCGCAGAAGAACCCCTTCTGGGGCGACGCCGAAGTGGAACTCGTCGGGTCGAAGGAGACGGTGTCGGCGGACTGCTTCGGCTATCGATACAGCCACGTCAGAGACGTGGGACACGAACCGTACAACGAGTCGATCTACTGGGGCGCGGACCCGAACAACGCGTTGCTCCGGGGGTTCGTCGCGGCGATACGGGGCGAACAGACGGTCGCGGCGTCGTTCGACGACGCCGTTCGGACCGCCGCCGTCATCGCCGCCGCCTACGAGTCCGTCGAACGGGGCGAACCCGTCGACGTGACCTACTGA